From a single Nicotiana tabacum cultivar K326 chromosome 8, ASM71507v2, whole genome shotgun sequence genomic region:
- the LOC107815285 gene encoding dolichol kinase EVAN, producing the protein MASSPSFLTGERAVVALFIARIVFSIPQSLLSESLSLSLLSLLALSVEISVDASSSLSLSHFFKTRPGASSGIFLGAVTLPGLIVSKLIQITRAVSLNQVGTEELENLQLLYWVTSASCFTVLAYLCFIFYRQSDSKNCATFRVSLSCIALYLGVCCVSFAVKSHGGWDAVAILLWLFFHGFAAVKLIQNILHTFPACASIGEALLVTVGLVIYFSDMLACTAAKSHGYFTASKLVTVPYGVQRSEVSIIIQGLITGLLIFPMLFKNVLQILERVSSAPSRDRGDNQMRRSLVFYVSLICVLVIAVPSWMQLVQDFHVHPFLWVLDFVLSEPLKRLSLCIYWLVVIYVSVIRFYNISKSSKIERILLRKYYHLMAVLMFVPALILQPKFLDLAFGAALAVFLILETIRIWRIWPLGQLVHQFMNAFTDHRDTDLLIVSHFSLLLGCALPIWFSSGFSDRPLAPFAGILSLGIGDTMASVVGYKYGVLRWSKTGKKTIEGTAAGITSVLAACSILLPLLATSRYIVDQNWFSLLFAVTVSGLLEAYTAQLDNAFIPLVFYSLLCL; encoded by the exons ATGGCTTCGTCGCCGTCGTTTCTCACCGGCGAGAGAGCTGTGGTAGCACTCTTCATTGCTCGAATTGTCTTTTCTATCCCCCAATCTCTCCTCTCCGAATCTCTCTCcctttctctcctctctctcctcgCCCTCTCTGTCGAGATCTCCGTCGATGCCTCTTCTTCACTTTCCCTCTCTCACTTCTTCAAAACCAG GCCTGGTGCGTCATCAGGTATATTTTTGGGGGCAGTAACGCTTCCTGGGCTTATAGTATCAAAGTTGATCCAGATTACAAGAGCAGTATCTTTAAATCAAGTCGGAACTGAAG AGCTTGAAAATCTGCAACTACTATATTGGGTGACATCTGCAAGTTGCTTCACCGTGCTAGCTTATCTCTGCTTCATTTTTTACCGTCAATCAGACAGCAAGAATTGTGCTACTTTTCGCGTTAGCTTAAGTTGCATAGCGTTGTATTTAGGAGTCTGCTGTGTGTCATTTGCTGTGAAATCTCATGGTG GTTGGGATGCAGTAGCAATCTTATTGTGGCTATTCTTTCATGGATTTGCAGCAGTAAAGCTAATTCAGAATATTCTTCACACTTTTCCAGCATGCGCTTCAATTG GAGAAGCGTTACTGGTTACTGTTGGCCTTGTTATCTATTTCAGTGATATGCTAGCTTGTACTGCTGCTAAG TCCCATGGGTACTTTACAGCATCTAAGCTAGTGACGGTACCATATGGAGTCCAGAGAAGTGAAGTTAGCATTATTATTCAG GGATTGATTACTGGCCTTCTTATTTTCCCTATGCTATTTAAAAACGTGCTTCAAATTTTGGAGCGGGTCAGCTCGGCACCTTCTAGAGATAGAGGAGATAATCAAATGAGGCGATCTCTTGTGTTCTATGTTTCCCTCATATGTGTTCTTGTTATAGCTGTGCCATCATGGATGCAGCTTGTTCAAGATTTTCATGTGCACCCTTTTCTATG GGTATTGGACTTTGTTCTGTCAGAACCGCTTAAAAGGTTGTCGTTGTGTATATATTGGTTGGTTGTTATTTATGTATCAGTTATTCGGTTTTACAACATTTCAAAGAGCAGTAAGATTGAGAGGATTCTTCTTCGGAAATACTACCATTTAATGGCTGTTTTGATGTTTGTTCCTGCTCTCATACTTCAG CCGAAGTTTCTTGATCTGGCTTTTGGTGCAGCTTTGGCagttttcttgatattggaaACTATACGA ATATGGAGAATCTGGCCCTTGGGACAGCTTGTGCACCAATTTATGAATGCCTTTACAGATCATCGTGACACTGATCTTCTTATTGTCAG CCATTTTTCCCTCTTATTAGGATGTGCACTTCCTATCTGGTTTTCCTCTGGTTTCAGTGACCGACCATTAGCCCCTTTCGCTGGGATCTTGAGCCTTGGAATTGGAGATACAATG GCATCAGTGGTTGGCTACAAGTATGGGGTCCTCCGCTGGAGCAAAACTGgca AGAAGACAATTGAAGGCACTGCTGCTGGCATAACATCTGTCCTGGCTGCATGTTCCATTCTACTTCCACTTCTGGCTACATCTAGATACATCGTAGATCAG AACTGGTTTTCTCTTCTTTTCGCTGTGACAGTAAGTGGTCTGTTGGAAGCCTACACTGCCCAGCTGGATAATGCGTTCATACCTCTGGTGTTCTATAGTCTCCTGTGTCTGTGA